The following are encoded in a window of Vicinamibacteria bacterium genomic DNA:
- a CDS encoding ABC transporter ATP-binding protein, with amino-acid sequence MPSSSPAFEARRVTKRFGRLTALREVDLALEPARCHVVFGRNGAGKSTLLGIAATLLKPTSGELFFDGRPLDDLRDAVRHRLGFVSHESLLYPDLTVSENLAFYAKLYGVDADVEATLTWADLELRRRTPTRNLSRGMTQRLAIARALLHRPSLLLLDEPFTGLDTVSSDRLSDRIKSLRRDTTVLLTTHDVDRGVAIADRILLMESGRIATDATGASSADVRRLLAG; translated from the coding sequence TTGCCTTCCTCTTCGCCGGCGTTCGAGGCGCGCCGAGTAACCAAACGTTTTGGCCGCCTGACCGCGTTGCGGGAGGTCGACCTGGCGCTCGAGCCGGCGCGATGCCACGTCGTCTTCGGGCGAAACGGTGCGGGAAAATCGACGCTCCTCGGCATCGCCGCAACCCTGCTGAAACCGACGTCGGGCGAGCTCTTCTTCGACGGTCGGCCGCTCGACGATCTTCGAGACGCCGTTCGCCACCGCCTCGGGTTCGTCTCGCACGAAAGCCTCCTCTATCCCGACTTGACCGTCTCCGAGAACCTCGCGTTCTATGCGAAGCTCTACGGGGTCGATGCCGACGTCGAGGCCACGCTCACCTGGGCGGATCTCGAGCTGCGCCGGAGGACTCCGACACGGAACCTCTCACGAGGGATGACGCAGCGTCTGGCAATCGCTCGGGCGCTCCTTCATCGACCGAGCCTCCTCCTCCTCGACGAGCCTTTCACCGGGCTCGACACCGTATCGAGTGATCGCTTGAGCGACCGGATCAAATCGTTGCGTCGGGACACGACCGTCCTCCTCACGACCCACGACGTGGATCGTGGGGTCGCCATTGCCGACCGCATCCTGTTGATGGAATCGGGCCGCATCGCCACCGACGCTACCGGGGCTTCGAGCGCGGATGTGCGGCGTCTCTTGGCCGGGTGA
- a CDS encoding zinc ribbon domain-containing protein: protein MILVALALLGAAVVIFVLVPVFESQNRAAEPLDETQRRLQDLEETKLRLYEAIKDLDFEKDAGKVSENDFQRARNDYLKQVAEVLGQIDQLAPPKKAPVERKKRAPGGKKQTAARSCAKCGETNPADARFCMSCGDAFARVCPACAKSLPEESKFCLFCGSKVAS from the coding sequence GGCCGTCGTCATCTTCGTTCTCGTCCCGGTGTTCGAGTCCCAGAACCGAGCCGCGGAGCCGCTCGACGAGACACAACGACGACTCCAGGATCTGGAGGAAACGAAGCTTCGGCTCTACGAAGCGATCAAGGACCTCGATTTCGAAAAGGACGCGGGGAAGGTGTCGGAGAACGATTTCCAGCGCGCTCGAAACGACTACTTGAAACAGGTGGCCGAGGTCCTGGGCCAGATCGATCAGCTGGCACCACCGAAGAAGGCGCCCGTGGAGCGCAAGAAGCGGGCGCCGGGAGGCAAGAAGCAAACTGCCGCACGAAGTTGTGCGAAGTGCGGGGAGACGAATCCGGCCGATGCCCGATTCTGCATGAGCTGCGGCGATGCCTTTGCCAGGGTATGTCCGGCTTGCGCGAAGTCTCTGCCGGAGGAATCGAAGTTCTGCCTCTTCTGTGGGAGCAAGGTCGCGTCGTGA